A DNA window from Thalassospiraceae bacterium LMO-JJ14 contains the following coding sequences:
- a CDS encoding LysR substrate-binding domain-containing protein has protein sequence MRISYLKTFLTVAETGSFITTAEILNRTPSAVSLQMKTVEQALGAELFDRTKRPPALNQRGRSILGLVQEVVLQYDKLTSATASKEISGEFAIGAMPTTLTGILPKAMVACQRRFPNLVIHVIDDHSGELVARLHEGKIGAAITSAPPENDGTIKWRPIAKEPFVVIAPAHTKATLDTQVLEDYPYIRFNSRAWTGKIIAESLKKRGLKVNMTMELDNLEAVATMVYNGLGVSIIPKHCIASPFPLPLKQLPFGDPPVTRTIGLVELTDSPLAHIAQGFYEELIAVSLGQRS, from the coding sequence ATGCGAATCAGCTACTTGAAGACTTTTTTGACGGTCGCGGAAACCGGCAGCTTTATTACGACGGCCGAGATTCTCAACCGCACGCCCTCGGCCGTCAGCCTGCAGATGAAGACCGTCGAGCAAGCCTTGGGCGCTGAACTGTTTGATCGCACAAAACGGCCGCCCGCTCTCAACCAGCGCGGACGATCCATCCTCGGGCTGGTTCAGGAGGTCGTCCTGCAATACGACAAGCTGACCAGTGCGACCGCGTCGAAGGAAATATCCGGCGAGTTCGCCATCGGCGCGATGCCGACGACACTGACGGGAATCCTGCCGAAGGCCATGGTCGCGTGCCAGCGCCGGTTTCCCAATCTGGTCATCCACGTCATCGACGATCACTCAGGCGAGCTTGTCGCACGGCTGCACGAGGGCAAGATCGGCGCCGCGATCACCAGTGCCCCGCCCGAAAACGACGGCACGATCAAATGGCGGCCGATCGCCAAGGAACCTTTCGTGGTGATCGCCCCGGCCCATACCAAGGCGACGCTCGATACGCAGGTCCTCGAAGATTATCCCTACATTCGCTTCAACAGCCGTGCGTGGACCGGCAAGATCATTGCCGAGAGCCTGAAAAAGCGCGGCCTGAAGGTCAACATGACCATGGAGCTCGACAACCTCGAAGCGGTGGCGACGATGGTCTACAACGGTCTCGGTGTCTCCATCATCCCGAAGCACTGCATTGCCTCGCCGTTTCCGCTGCCGCTCAAGCAACTGCCGTTCGGCGACCCGCCGGTGACCCGGACCATCGGTCTGGTCGAATTGACGGATTCACCGCTGGCGCACATCGCCCAGGGATTTTACGAGGAACTGATCGCCGTCAGTCTGGGCCAGCGGAGCTGA
- a CDS encoding TRAP transporter substrate-binding protein: MTLDREKNEAELHSRREFLQAGAKYGMTAAFLAAASTAGGVSIAEAAEAASAVEKAKKKAADHSLLFGCGGTPNRWPQGQIFKQNFDLTGLLQLKEGIERNTAGKVHVDIKFGGALGGQVAVGRKVQQGIVAGSQSSSQNMAAHAPVWNVTDFPYVIGSVENYWRCVFSKEVNDTLRASSMKQGVIPLCIFPQTRWLELKMGLPAEVRHPQQLDGLKMRVTGSKLEQTAFNILPANPTPINWGEVYSAVKEGAVDGIHVGTGSVADAGIYEVVGQLVDTEWMFNADTLYMSTKWFSGLPSEVQGGIMEGAYEAQVYNYAIYEPAFKFQAGIRKDSPADAAWNTVKAKKVYLTESERAEWVDALSYERNKKIYDPLIERFGKTEYETVKRVASSGDPVIPRRWWM, encoded by the coding sequence ATGACATTAGACAGAGAAAAGAACGAAGCCGAGCTTCATAGCCGCCGCGAGTTTTTGCAGGCCGGTGCCAAGTACGGGATGACCGCTGCGTTTCTGGCGGCCGCTTCGACAGCGGGTGGCGTTTCCATTGCCGAGGCAGCCGAAGCGGCTTCAGCCGTGGAAAAGGCCAAGAAGAAAGCCGCCGATCACTCGTTGCTGTTCGGTTGCGGCGGCACGCCGAACCGTTGGCCGCAGGGGCAGATCTTCAAGCAGAACTTCGATCTGACGGGTCTTCTGCAACTCAAGGAAGGCATTGAGCGCAACACCGCCGGCAAGGTCCACGTCGACATCAAGTTCGGCGGCGCGCTGGGCGGCCAGGTCGCTGTCGGGCGCAAGGTCCAGCAGGGTATCGTCGCCGGTTCGCAGTCGTCGTCGCAGAACATGGCGGCGCACGCCCCGGTCTGGAACGTCACCGATTTTCCGTACGTCATCGGCTCGGTCGAGAACTACTGGCGTTGCGTGTTCTCGAAAGAAGTCAACGACACGCTGCGTGCCTCGTCGATGAAACAGGGCGTCATTCCGCTCTGCATCTTCCCGCAGACGCGCTGGCTCGAACTGAAGATGGGCCTGCCCGCCGAGGTTCGCCATCCCCAGCAGCTCGATGGGCTGAAGATGCGGGTTACCGGCTCCAAGCTGGAACAGACGGCCTTCAACATCCTGCCCGCCAACCCGACGCCCATCAACTGGGGAGAGGTTTATTCCGCGGTCAAGGAAGGCGCGGTCGACGGCATCCACGTCGGCACCGGGTCGGTTGCCGATGCCGGCATTTACGAAGTCGTCGGTCAGCTTGTGGACACCGAATGGATGTTCAATGCCGACACACTTTATATGAGCACCAAGTGGTTCAGCGGCCTGCCGTCTGAAGTGCAGGGCGGTATCATGGAAGGCGCTTACGAAGCGCAGGTTTACAACTATGCGATCTATGAGCCGGCGTTCAAGTTCCAGGCGGGGATCCGCAAGGATTCGCCTGCGGATGCGGCCTGGAATACAGTCAAGGCCAAGAAGGTGTATCTGACGGAATCGGAACGGGCCGAATGGGTCGATGCGTTGTCGTATGAACGTAACAAGAAGATCTACGATCCGCTTATCGAGCGTTTCGGCAAGACCGAATACGAAACGGTCAAGCGGGTTGCCAGCTCGGGCGATCCCGTTATTCCACGCCGTTGGTGGATGTAA
- a CDS encoding TRAP transporter small permease produces MRWKAMWSWLDEKIEYVVNSMFYGYLASIVVIEVFRRYVLSDASSWGEETAIYAFIWMTYIGAARGVRNRSHLTIDILRRHFNRVGQFCLHMLSDICFLVLAVVIVFTSIKAVDGVMQFGQTFQGADVPMWLAMIGVPIGWTLIAIRVVQRSVHAIGVFRSGEAEEEARVISE; encoded by the coding sequence ATGCGTTGGAAAGCCATGTGGTCATGGCTGGATGAAAAGATCGAGTACGTCGTGAATTCGATGTTCTACGGTTATCTCGCAAGCATTGTCGTTATCGAGGTGTTTCGCCGCTACGTGCTGAGCGATGCGAGTTCCTGGGGCGAGGAAACCGCGATCTATGCCTTTATCTGGATGACCTATATCGGTGCCGCGCGCGGGGTCCGAAACCGCAGTCACCTGACCATCGATATCCTGCGCCGGCATTTCAACCGCGTCGGCCAGTTCTGTCTGCACATGTTGAGCGACATATGCTTCCTTGTGCTGGCGGTGGTGATCGTCTTCACCTCGATCAAGGCCGTCGACGGCGTCATGCAGTTCGGCCAGACTTTTCAGGGCGCCGATGTGCCGATGTGGCTGGCCATGATCGGTGTGCCGATCGGCTGGACACTGATCGCCATCCGCGTCGTTCAGCGCTCGGTCCATGCCATCGGCGTTTTCCGCAGCGGCGAGGCCGAAGAAGAAGCCAGAGTTATCAGCGAGTAA
- a CDS encoding TRAP transporter large permease, with protein MDASVLISLSIIGVLLLLGVEIFVCLGIGAILLIVLTGTFTLDNVGIAAFSSIEIFPLLAMPLYILTGDLISESGIARQLVRFARATVGWISGGLALTVLVASGLFAAISGSNSATVAAMGKMLVPEMEEDGYPKDFAGAVTACGGTVGIIIPPSIVFVLYGVAAGVPVGDLFIGGIIPGVLMIASMAAVGWFMAKRNGWGTKTPFTLRNVLVSAWDAKLAFGASFIILAGIYGGVFTPTEAAAVAVAYCVIGGLFITRELKVRDLPDIMNRSADINGLIAPVIAMALILSQILAVLGVPELGVNALLGFSDDPIVLTLCILCILLVAGAIMEATPNILLLVPLLVPVATKIGIDPVHFGVIMVVALAIGFVTPPVGLNLFVASSITGVPFTRIAWKATPFILALLFSLLMITFVPSLTTMLLAR; from the coding sequence ATGGATGCGAGCGTACTCATTTCCCTGTCGATCATCGGTGTCCTGCTGTTACTGGGTGTCGAGATATTTGTCTGTCTCGGTATCGGCGCCATTCTGCTGATCGTGCTGACCGGCACCTTCACGCTGGACAATGTCGGCATTGCGGCATTTTCGTCGATCGAGATTTTCCCGCTTCTGGCGATGCCGCTGTATATCCTCACCGGCGACCTGATCTCGGAATCCGGCATCGCACGGCAACTGGTCCGCTTCGCCCGCGCCACGGTCGGCTGGATCAGCGGCGGCCTGGCGTTGACGGTGCTGGTGGCGTCGGGGCTGTTCGCGGCGATCAGCGGCTCGAACTCGGCAACGGTTGCAGCCATGGGCAAGATGCTGGTCCCCGAGATGGAGGAAGACGGCTACCCGAAGGATTTCGCCGGCGCCGTCACGGCGTGCGGCGGCACGGTCGGGATCATCATTCCGCCCAGCATCGTCTTCGTGCTGTACGGCGTTGCCGCAGGCGTGCCGGTCGGCGATCTGTTCATCGGCGGTATTATCCCCGGTGTTCTCATGATCGCGTCAATGGCGGCCGTCGGCTGGTTCATGGCCAAGCGCAACGGCTGGGGCACGAAAACGCCGTTCACGCTCCGCAACGTGCTGGTCAGCGCCTGGGACGCAAAACTCGCGTTCGGTGCCAGCTTCATCATCCTCGCCGGGATTTACGGCGGCGTCTTCACCCCGACGGAAGCGGCCGCGGTGGCCGTCGCCTACTGCGTGATCGGCGGCCTGTTCATTACCCGCGAGTTGAAGGTCAGGGACCTGCCGGACATCATGAACCGCAGCGCCGACATCAATGGGCTGATTGCCCCGGTCATCGCCATGGCGTTGATTCTGTCGCAGATCCTGGCGGTGCTCGGTGTGCCGGAACTCGGGGTCAATGCGCTGCTTGGGTTTTCCGACGATCCGATTGTGCTGACACTGTGTATCCTCTGCATCCTGCTCGTCGCCGGGGCGATCATGGAGGCAACGCCGAACATCTTGCTGCTGGTCCCGCTTTTGGTCCCCGTGGCGACCAAGATCGGCATCGACCCGGTGCATTTCGGCGTCATCATGGTGGTGGCGCTGGCGATCGGTTTCGTGACGCCGCCGGTGGGGCTGAACCTGTTCGTTGCGTCGTCTATTACAGGGGTGCCGTTTACCCGGATCGCATGGAAGGCGACGCCTTTCATCCTCGCTTTGCTGTTCTCGTTGCTGATGATCACTTTCGTGCCGTCATTGACGACGATGCTGCTTGCACGCTAG